Within Vicia villosa cultivar HV-30 ecotype Madison, WI linkage group LG1, Vvil1.0, whole genome shotgun sequence, the genomic segment tcatgttcccgttaatgttcaccattttgattagtaacttcatcttcccgttaatatttaatattttaatcagtaactccaggttcctgttaatattcaatattatgatcagaaacttcatgttcccgttaatattcaatatttaatcaataactttaggttcccgttaatatccaatattgtgatcaataacttcatgttcccgttaatatgcactattttgatcagtaacttcatgttcccgttaatattcactattttaattagtaacttcatgttcccgttaatattcaatattgtgataagtaacttcatgttcctgttaatatttactattttgatcagtaacttcaagtttccgttaatattcagtaTTTTAATCactaacttcaggttcccgttaatattcaatattgtgataagtaacttcatgttcccgttaatattcactattttgatcaataacttcatattcccgttaaaaataataattgaatgaataattaataaaaaaatattttgatcagtaatttcatgttcccgttaataatcaatattttgatcaataacttcatgtttccgtgtaCAAAGATTActtttgtttaggtatcgttataaaaaatatatggatcaatagtaaattttcgtgtataaaaatatttagatcaataatagatttttttcgtatatcattttttgataaaaaccattgagatcataaataccatttttttaaaaatatttagatcaataatattttttttccgtatacaaatattattcttgtttcggtatatatcgtttacaaaaatatttggatcaatagtaaattttcgtatataaaaatatttagatcaataatagatttttcccgtataccatttttgaataaaaaataattggatcataaatatcattattcgtatataaaattatatagacaaataatagatttttttcgtatacaaatattatttttgtttaggtatcatttacaaaaatatttgtatcaattgTAAATTATTGcgcatataaaattttaatttcttaatttatatCCTTCGTTTTTTAAAAGAtataaactaaaaaattaaaataatattaatttaatttattgtaatttatttctattttataactaatatgattatttttttattagactTGTATTATTATATGAACATATTTTTTCTttagatttaatataaattaatgtgAAATGTAGCAAAAACATTAAATGAGAAGAAGTGatgagagaaaaaaataataaaataaacaaaaggcAACAAAACATAAGCATTTGGTAAAGAAGCTTGCCATAAGAAACAAAAGGAAGGAAGCATTGTGAAGGCATCCACGTGGCGGATTGTAGAAGCAGCAGGGTAAAATTGGTTTTTCCAGACCATTtacttttcttatattgtagatggtATAAAGAGTTGGGACAAGTGTCTTGTTCGCATAACGAAGTTTTACTTGTGAATTGTTTGGGTGCAGTCCTCTTTGATCATGTTAATGTTTATCAAGAATTTATCAAGatcctttctttcttcttttcttgtcCACAATTAATGGACGTGAATTCGAATTTTGTACCATGTTCCATTCCAAAATTTAATGGTTTTTAGATCGTTAGGTGGAGTTTAAGGAAAATTTGTTGTAATCCAAAGAGTATTAGAATTTTATTGAAGATAGTTTAACCGTATCTGTTGCAGATACTACACCGTAGAAAATAAGTTTGTTGTCGATAGCTAGTTTCGAGACTTGAAGGTGAAGAATGACGTGTTTCAAACTATTGATCGTTTTAGTCTTAAAACAATTTTAGTGTACAATGCAACAAAGGACATTAGGAACTCGATGCACACTAAATTTCAAAGATCTACTAAAGTGAAATGTGTTCAATTACAAGCTCCCCGCAAAGAGTTTGAGATTATTGGTGTGAGTGAGGGTGAATCTCTCACATGTTATTTTGCAAGAGTCATTGCAATTTGCAACAAAATGACTTCTCATAGGGAGAGGAAACCTGAAGTTGTGCATAGGAAGAAGAACTTAGATCATTGGTGATGTTTACTATTTATTAGGCTTAGAAACAAGGTTTCATCATGTCCACACAAATATCCACGAATATAATGCTTGTGATTTTTGCACATGTGGTGATGGTTATGTGGTTGCAAATGGCCGAAGACAACAATTACTTGTGGCACTACAAATGTAGTTACCTTAGTTACAAAGGCCTCAGCATTCTTGTTAAGAAAGACACGGTAAAGGGCTTTCCTATTCTAAAAGAATAGAATGACATATGCTTAAACTTTATGATTTGGAAACAACAAAGGGGTATTATCCATAATCAAGCCTTATGGAGAGCTACTAGTAAGTTGGAACTCAAACAATCTGATATTTGTTGACAAATCAATCCAAGTAGCATGTATTTCATCACTTTCACAAATGGTTGTCGTAGGAAAACATGGGCATATGTCTTGCGAGAAAAATTAAGCCTCTTTGATGTGCTCAAAAGATACAAGATGGCTCAAGATCCTACGAATCTCATTTTCCAAAGAGATCACTCTTGGAGAAACTTGGATTTATGTGAAGCACTTAATCGGTCATCTAAAATTGTTTGGATGTCTAGCATATGCGCATGTTCCAGATCGTTAAAAAAAGAAACTAGATAAAAAAGGCATCTAGTGTGTCCATCTTGGTGTCAGTGAAGAATTTAAGGCATACTTGTTATATGATCTTGTCAAGAAGAACATTATAATAAGTAGAGACGTAAAGTTTGAAGAATCCAAGAGTTGGAATCGGAATTAATTTTCACAAAAGCATAAAATTGAGGTTGATGTTGTCAAGGAAGAAACAGTTAGATCAAACTAAAATGATCTAATAATAGAAATTGGAGATCATGAAGAACAACTCCATGAAGGTAATAATAAGACAATGCACCTGATTCAATGATAAGGAAGTTGACTCTGATGCTGATGAACTACCTCCAAGAGAAAGAAGGAAGCAAGCATACCTTTAGGGACGTTTTCATAAGGCAAGAAGTTGTAGAATGTATACAACTACATAGTTTAGCCATTTTTAGTTCAAGTGATGATCCAAGCACATATAAGAAGCTATTAAGCTTGAAGTTTGGAGGAAATTCATGGATcaagaaataaaaccaataaaaaaGAACAATATGTGGGAGCTAAACAAGTTACCTTCAAGATATAGAAAGATTGATGTCAAATGGATATACAAAAACAAAGTACAATTAAAATGggtaaataaaaaaatcacaaatcaagACTATCGACAAAGGGATACTTTCAAAAACATGGAATACACTATAACGATTTTCCCCCAATTGCTAGATGGTACACTATCAAAACTATCATGGCTTTGACAGCATGTAGGAAATGGATTTTATATCAACTTCATGAGAAAAGTACTTTCGTTCAAAGAGAGTTGAATGAAGATTTTTATGTTGGTCAACCTCTTGGATATCAAGAGGAGGGGAAATGTATAAGCACAAAAGGAATTGCATGGACTCGAACAATCACCAAAAGCTTGGTACACTaaaattgtgtgtgtgtgtgtgagagagagaaagTTTGGTAAGATTTTCAGTCAACTTTGTGTTTTTCAAATGACCACTAAGGTTTTATATATAGCTGAGCTTCCATAAATTTTCATATAATAGAAAATAATGAAACTAGTCTATATTCATTTGATAATCAATTATGGGATACACATCATAATTGATTGTATAACAACCATAATCAAATATCTATTTATCATAATATATTAAATCAGAAGCGTCGATTCTCACATTGACATTTCAACCTCATTTATGTCACATCATCGATATTCTTATATGACACTTCCCAAAACTCATCTTAACTAGAAAGTCACGGATTCAAACCTTGACAAAAACAAAAGTATTTCAATCTAACATTTTAGTACTAATTTCTATACATCTTTATATAGTGTttctaaaataatttatgtttcttactattttaaaaaattaaatggcATGGTATTTTTTTTCACCATATCATTTACAACAAAAGAATATTTTAATATGAAATAAATTTAGTAATcatattttttgtcaaaaaaaaaaaattggtaatatatttaaaatttaataaaaaatgtgcATTACGCGAGTCTTAATCTAATTTAACTAGAAATAGGTGCATCAACGATTGTGATACATCCTGAATTGATTATGGGGCAAGCCGCGCTTCATTAATGattatgcataaaattatgatcTTTTATCCaagttataaattattttttcctttttcaagAAAGTTTTCTTTAAGAGGTTATGAAAGAGTGATGTTTAGAAGACTATTTTTGTAAATGTGTGTATGttttaatattaagagagaaACACCATTATTTATAACATGATCTTAAGAAGATAAAATTACTTGAAGTTATGGATCATATCACAATTTTTTATTCAGGTCCATTTTTGATGATGTTTAGAATATCTAATCTTGTTGAGTCGATCATCAAAATTTGTTTCAAACAAAGAATCACATAATATTGGAGCAATGTAACAAAGTTTGTAGTCCCATAATTTCAGGAAACAAGTTAATCAAAGATGAAAGAGAAAAAGCAGTTGGTGCAACCCAGTATTGGAAAATGATAGGATGCTTGAAGTAATGAGATATGGATGAAGTAAAGAGAGTAATGAAATATCTTCAAGGAACATTATGCTTTGGCATTTTGTACAAGAGGAAATCTGAAGAAAAACCACAAAGATGGTTTGATTCAGATTACGCGTGAGACCTTGAATTGATAGGAAAATCACTTCTGACTATGTGTTCATCTTTGAACTAAGATCAATATATTGGTTTTCCAAGAAGCAATCCTTTGTCACTATTTCCACCATAGAAGGTGAATTTGTTGCATCAACCTCATGTGCATTCTATGTCATTTGACATAGAAAAATTCTTGATCAATCGGCTCAATCTCAAGAAAAGAAGATTGTAATCTTGGTTGACAATATTTCTTCAACTAAATAGTCAAAAAAACATATTATGCATGGAAGATGCAAGCATATAGATGTGAGTAAGCCTTTCTCTAATCGGCAAAGCCCCGCGTAAAGTCTTCCACAAAAAGATTTTGACTTGATTAAGGACATGTAATTTCCACTAAGCTCTCTAATTACCTTATTCACACATGTGTGAAGTATTTGTAATGACTTCCATGGTATGCTAGTGTGTGATCTAACATAGAACCTTCCAGTGTTGCTTATAATCTATTTAATTGGTAAATACATGTTTCCTTTTCCATTTGATAATCTCCTCCAAATGTATGCTTAAATGTTAATTGACTGACCTCTTAACGGTCTACCTTGAGGTTTCGTTCTCCCACCACAATTCACTTACATTGCACCTATAACCACAAAAAGTCATGCCCCTCGAAAGTCGAGAAGAATATGGTTGAATCATATACGAACAAGTAATTGTGGATACTACAAAATTCTATAGACAATTCCATACCATATTCAATCACTAACACCGCTTTGCAGTTTGTGGAGACAACAAATGAAtgacaataataataaaacaatgaaTATGATAAACCAACAAATTCGACCATGTTCAATCCAATCAAAGAAAATCTCACTACAACTTATGAAACACTAATCACGCAAATGGATCGAATTGCTGATGTAGTAGGTGCACTAATTTATGGCATTAATAATAATGTATTGATGAATTATGGTATTCCCCAAGAGATTCATCATCCCCGGGTTTCTCAAAGGCAATACATTGATCCTCGAAATATAATGGACAATAAAAATCATAACACTAATAGTTTTATACATCAAATAAGATACAATGGTAGGTGACAAAAAATGAGAAGCCATACCCAAACATAAAATGAAAAGGTTTGAATTTTTAACAAACACTAGAGAACACGGAAGGTTTTGGCTTAGCTACGTGTAACTGTAACTCcacacttttgaagaaaagattaATATTTGCTCATGTAATCATATTTCATGAATCATAATACTCTTCATTTGCTTACTTGAGCTGGAGtccaaaccttttttttttaatgattcatAACATATTCTTACCTGATAATTTAGAAACTAGCAAGTGCTAAAAGGAGGAAACCATTCGTAACAATCTTTGTTATTACTCATAATTATATAACTATTTGTACGCTCAAAAGATAGATCTCTGTGAAAGTTGATATTCATTACGTACTCAACGGCGATGAACTTCacaacaaaaaattaatattgaaGATGATAACATCATTTTTACTAGTAGTTCAAAATTGAGTAGTCAACTAGGCACTCATCATATTTAAATAAACTAACCTTTGAAGCCAAAACAGCACTCTTCCTTCAATTTTCACCTCCAAAACAGTGCTCATCAAAGGTCAAACTCTCTTAGAAGAATAGAGAATCTGCTGATAAAAATGTCCTATTGGTGATGAAACTACTGGTTCAGTGGCTGATACTTAGCCAAAAATACAAGTAACTTTATGCATAGTTTATATATAATTGTGTTTGATATTGATTTCATGAACAAGCAATTGGCGCAGCAGCTAAACTCCTTCCACCAAGTACTTGGCCGTGAGTTTGAAACCAATTTCCACATTAACAATCCAATGTGGGTGTTGATCTGAGTACATttggaaaataaaaagaaactagATCACTAAACAGCAAACTAATTCATATGATCTGTCGAAACTGTATCGCACTTAAGGACTAATACCATCTGTTGACCTGGGTCTTTAACTTCTTTATATAAAAAGATCATCCGATGAAGCTCCCACCTTCAACTAAGGTAGACGCTTAGCTAACTAAAAAAGCATCCTCTAACAAAACATTCGGCCACCTCAAAAAACTAAGTCAAGCTCCGCCATTGCCTAAAATACCAATCAAAGTTAATCATTTTGGAAAACTTGCAATTAGTAGCCTAGAGTGAAAGGAGGTTGACACTTGCCTCAACCCAAGGTCATTTCATACCACAAGTCGATAGCTTACCATGGTACTTACAGATGACAGATTTTTGACACAGGTCGGATCGATCAGTTAAACCATGCTTCATTGGCATGATTGTAGTTATTTGAAAAACAATGAGATGAACACCAGGAAGGGGGAAAAAATCTGGGATCAATTAGCACTAGCCGTAGCAGTGATCTGATTCTCCGCTGAAGCAAAAAATTCACTGACTTGTTTACGTTTCTGTATACGAGAAGGACACTTGCACAATAGATCTTTGGCTTCTGAGAGTCTACCTTCTCCGACGAAAGATTCAAAAACATGAAGATAGGCTGAATGGGACATATGACTTTTCTTTCTCCATGCCTTCAGGAATTTCTCAGCATCCTCCACGGTACCAGACTTTGAAACATATTGCACAATAGGTTTGATGAATGGAGAGTACTTGTGTTTATGCATCCAACATAGAAGATCAATTGCATCCTCAATTTTTCCTATTCCCAATAGGTTTTCAATCAATTTCTCATATGTACGTTGCCGAGGAGATGCGCCGTGATTCCTAACCATCTCAACAAGAAACTTGTATGCAGTATCTATTCTCTCTTGACTAAGATAACTGTCAACCATAACGCCTATAACATCTGCATCTGCATTGCAGCCCTTTTCAACCATCGTAATTAAACAAAGTGATGCCTTCTCTACTTCATTGGCAGCACAAAGCCCTTGGATCAAGACGGACCAAGTTTTGTTATCAGGGATGCATCCACTAGATTCCATCTCCTCCAGAACGTTACATGCTTCTTCGACCCTCTTCATCTTACAAAGTCCAAAAACCACTTGACTGTAGGTGGTGTTATCCTGATCATAGCCTGCATTTCTCATAGTCTTAACAATATTTTCTGCTTCATCAAATTTCCCGGCACTTGTCAAACACCTGTGGATTCCATCATAGATTTCCTTTGTAAGAGTATGCCCTTTGGATTCATATTTCTCAGTTACCCTGAAAACTAGTTCAGAATTTGGCGAATCACTTGTAGCAATTGCATTTAAAAGGACACAGCAATCATGATCCGATGGCTCATACGAACCATTCATCATAACCTCATAAAGCTTGACAGCATCCTCCATCATCTGATTCTTCACAAACTGCATTTCTATATTCATAAAAGTATCAATATCCAATTCATGATTCACACTCTTCATCTCCTCAACAACACTCCAAAACTCGTCAACCGAACCAGGCCTAGCGAGAACTCTAGCAACTGCATTGTAAGTCACTGAATTCTGTTGATAACCAGATTGCTCCCCAACCCATTGAAAGAACTTGTAAGCCTTTAGAGGACAAACCCGGAGCTCTTTTAAAGCCCGTATTACAAAACTATCCGAATATTTAATTTTAAGCTCCGCGAGTTCATTCATAACCTCATCACCCCATTCAGATCCTGAAATGACACCAACAACCTTATTGAAAACACTTTGCCTTGCATTTTCCTTAAGCATTCGCTTAAAGAAGGTTTTAAGACAAGCAAAATCCCTATTCATTTTCTCTCTTCTAAAACCCTCTAAAATCATTGTATACGTCATTCGATCAAGATAGAACCCTTTTTTCTTCATCATAGTTAGAGTAACCCAAAATTGATCAATTGTAATGTTATTAGCTAAAATCCTAAGAACTAGGTTACACAATGAAGAACTAGCCAAAAACCATTCTTTCTTACAAACCCAATTGAAAAAGCTAGAAGCTTTTTGTGGGTCATTATCCAAATGCTTCAAAATGTAAACAACGGTTTCGTGGGTCAAAGATGGGTAACATTTTTCTAACTCGTGCTCGAACCCTTGAGACCAAGCGTTGGTCAAAACAAGGTCTACAATGGAGTTGGGTTTCGAGGAAAAATTGCGTTTTTGTTGAGTGGTTGGGAAACGAAAATCGTGAAATTGAAAGGGGGCGAAATGGGGTGGTGAAATAtggagagagaagtgagaaaCCTGGTGGTTGTGAGTGAGTTGTGGCGAGCGAGTTGGAGTGACTCGGATGGGGGAGGACGAGTTGATGAATCGGAGGTTGCTAAGAGCTGCTTTGAATCTTTTCATTGCTGATCGGAGTGACGAGGCAGGTTGCGGAGCAATGTAACCATAGGCGAAATCAAAATATGCTTCGTAGGGTAGTTACATGGTTTTTTTTAGGGATGGCAAATAGACCAAAACCCGCGGggtccacccgcacccgaacccgagtcaacgggtgaaaacccgagttgactgggtttgggttcgggttcgggtgtcacccgatatttcgggtgcgggtttgggtagtgtgaaacccgcgcccgaaacccgaaatcacacccgaatatatatatatatatatatatatatatatatatatatatatatatatatatatatatatatatatatataggggacgactcaagtgagaacacttggttattatgagaaatgagaacaatgaatcacgaccattaaatttgattttaatggactgaattggtttctctttctaagatccttaatatttaatggactggatcttagaaagagaaaccaatccagtccattaaaatcaaatttaatggtcgtgattcattgttctcatttctcataataaccaagtgttctcacttgagtcgtcccctatatatatatatatatatatatatatatatatatatatatatatatatatatatatatatatatatatatatatatatatatatatatatatatatatatatatatatggacttagatcctctccttcatttttctctcattccctctccatcctctctatctctcttgatctcactctcactcatcaataaaaaacaaaatttaatcaagagagagaatgcaattaagagagagatagagaggatga encodes:
- the LOC131636526 gene encoding pentatricopeptide repeat-containing protein At3g48250, chloroplastic-like, with amino-acid sequence MKRFKAALSNLRFINSSSPIRVTPTRSPQLTHNHQVSHFSLHISPPHFAPFQFHDFRFPTTQQKRNFSSKPNSIVDLVLTNAWSQGFEHELEKCYPSLTHETVVYILKHLDNDPQKASSFFNWVCKKEWFLASSSLCNLVLRILANNITIDQFWVTLTMMKKKGFYLDRMTYTMILEGFRREKMNRDFACLKTFFKRMLKENARQSVFNKVVGVISGSEWGDEVMNELAELKIKYSDSFVIRALKELRVCPLKAYKFFQWVGEQSGYQQNSVTYNAVARVLARPGSVDEFWSVVEEMKSVNHELDIDTFMNIEMQFVKNQMMEDAVKLYEVMMNGSYEPSDHDCCVLLNAIATSDSPNSELVFRVTEKYESKGHTLTKEIYDGIHRCLTSAGKFDEAENIVKTMRNAGYDQDNTTYSQVVFGLCKMKRVEEACNVLEEMESSGCIPDNKTWSVLIQGLCAANEVEKASLCLITMVEKGCNADADVIGVMVDSYLSQERIDTAYKFLVEMVRNHGASPRQRTYEKLIENLLGIGKIEDAIDLLCWMHKHKYSPFIKPIVQYVSKSGTVEDAEKFLKAWRKKSHMSHSAYLHVFESFVGEGRLSEAKDLLCKCPSRIQKRKQVSEFFASAENQITATASAN